One part of the Dyadobacter sp. 676 genome encodes these proteins:
- a CDS encoding histidine phosphatase family protein, with product MLHVYLLRHGETSWNADGNRYCGATDIGLTQKGLEQAHLAAALLKGVQFDAVYTSPLQRAHRTAAIASGNRADIIVEQRLIEASFGEWEGKTRAEFIAENPALWNAWAQEPDYVRAGGTGETAVEVVTRVDDFFNELITKHPNGTVLVVAHNTVNRFYMAWKLGMPLKNYRQIVQENSSVTLFSLDSRGEFSLLKLNCRS from the coding sequence ATGCTTCACGTATACCTGCTTCGCCACGGCGAAACTTCGTGGAACGCCGACGGCAACCGCTACTGCGGCGCCACGGACATCGGACTCACTCAAAAAGGCCTCGAACAGGCGCATTTGGCCGCCGCGTTGCTTAAAGGCGTTCAATTCGATGCGGTTTATACTTCTCCCCTTCAACGTGCGCACCGTACTGCCGCCATTGCCTCGGGTAACCGTGCCGACATTATTGTCGAACAGCGGTTAATCGAAGCATCGTTCGGGGAATGGGAAGGTAAAACGCGGGCCGAATTCATCGCCGAAAATCCCGCGCTCTGGAACGCCTGGGCGCAGGAACCCGACTATGTGCGCGCGGGCGGCACCGGCGAGACGGCCGTAGAAGTGGTGACGCGCGTGGACGATTTTTTTAATGAATTAATAACAAAACATCCGAACGGTACGGTGCTCGTGGTAGCGCACAATACCGTAAACCGCTTTTACATGGCCTGGAAGCTCGGTATGCCGCTGAAAAACTACCGGCAGATCGTCCAGGAAAATTCTTCCGTTACATTATTCAGTCTGGATTCCCGGGGGGAATTCAGCCTTTTGAAACTCAACTGCCGGTCCTGA